A single genomic interval of Festucalex cinctus isolate MCC-2025b chromosome 16, RoL_Fcin_1.0, whole genome shotgun sequence harbors:
- the pax4 gene encoding paired box protein Pax-4, with protein sequence MCGTHFEQANQAGGSLNQLGGMFLNGRPLPDSKRKKMVELASEGVRPSQISRILRVSTGCVSKILSRYRLTGLVQPKTIGGSRPRLLTPAVVAAIVRHKRDNPSIFAWEIRKSLLDARSCKASAVPSVSSINRILRRIPLEQGLWSHEHCRVEHTGFYTTTEEVSSATNPKVAHQRIRTTFTPEQSKVLEEEFSHSQYADVYTREKLSAQIRLSQDTIKVWFSNRRAKWRREAQQNDGRTIIRQHISDVALCLRMQH encoded by the exons ATGTGCGGGACACATTTTGAGCAAGCAAATCAAG caGGCGGGAGTCTCAATCAACTGGGTGGGATGTTCCTCAACGGCAGACCTCTCCCGGACTCCAAAAGGAAGAAAATGGTGGAGCTGGCCTCGGAGGGGGTGCGACCAAGCCAGATCTCCAGAATCCTGCGG GTGTCCACAGGCTGCGTGAGCAAGATCCTGAGCCGCTACCGACTCACCGGCCTGGTCCAACCCAAGACGATCGGCGGGAGCCGCCCGCGCCTCCTCACGCCCGCCGTCGTCGCCGCCATCGTCCGGCACAAGCGGGACAATCCGTCCATTTTCGCCTGGGAGATCAGGAAGAGTCTGCTGGACGCCAGGAGCTGCAAGGCCTCCGCAGTGCCCAGC GTGTCGTCCATAAACCGGATTTTAAGGAGGATCCCCTTGGAGCAAGGTCTATGGAGCCACGAACACTGTAGGGTTGAACACA CAGGTTTTTACACCACCACAGAGGAAGTATCCAGTGCGACCAATCCCAAAGTTGCCCACCAAAGAATCCGGACCACCTTCACTCCAGAGCAGAGTAAAGTCCTGGAAGAAG AGTTTTCCCACAGCCAGTATGCCGACGTGTACACCCGAGAGAAACTCTCAGCCCAGATCCGACTTTCCCAGGACACCATCAAG GTGTGGTTTTCAAACAGACGGGCCAAGTGGAGGAGGGAAGCCCAACAAA ATGACGGCAGGACCATCATACGACAGCACATATCGGATGTTGCCCTGTGCTTACGCATGCAG CATTAA